From Solwaraspora sp. WMMD1047, the proteins below share one genomic window:
- a CDS encoding thymidylate synthase, which produces MIVLTAGSASELFTAACQSVLLNGRTARPRDLATTEVVGAHLCLTNPRQRFVDVPPIRMINPAFAVAEALWILSGSDAPWIFDYNDRLRVYADDGVLRGAYGPRLRRWDRRIDQLDAVRRQLYEDRESRRAVIQLYDPSRDHRGYRDVPCTLGYRFFIRDNRLVMHTSMRSQDLWLGFPYDIFTTTLLQELMAGWLGVELGEYHHHVDSLHLYAENAKAAAASLHGMPGAAELDPIAVPWPDLDALLQRVINGDTGPGDGSTWDAFGRTLASYRSWKSGERDQARKLAADTPDPLGAALSSWYGHLDPTTPGGRS; this is translated from the coding sequence ATGATCGTGTTAACCGCCGGTTCGGCGAGCGAGCTGTTCACCGCCGCCTGCCAGTCCGTACTGCTCAACGGCCGGACCGCCCGTCCCCGGGACCTCGCTACGACCGAGGTCGTGGGGGCGCACCTGTGCCTCACCAACCCACGGCAACGGTTCGTCGACGTGCCTCCCATCCGGATGATCAATCCCGCCTTCGCGGTGGCGGAGGCCCTCTGGATCCTCTCCGGATCCGACGCCCCATGGATCTTCGACTACAACGACAGGCTGCGCGTGTACGCCGACGACGGAGTGCTGCGCGGCGCCTACGGGCCACGGCTGCGCCGGTGGGACCGCCGGATCGACCAGCTCGACGCGGTACGGCGGCAGCTGTACGAGGACCGGGAGTCGCGGCGAGCGGTGATCCAGCTCTACGACCCGTCCCGGGACCATCGCGGCTACCGCGACGTGCCGTGCACCCTCGGCTACCGGTTCTTCATCCGGGACAACCGACTGGTCATGCACACCAGCATGCGCAGCCAGGACCTGTGGCTCGGCTTCCCCTATGACATCTTCACCACCACCCTGCTCCAGGAGCTGATGGCCGGTTGGCTCGGCGTCGAACTGGGCGAGTACCACCACCACGTCGACTCCCTGCACCTATACGCCGAGAACGCGAAGGCAGCAGCCGCCTCCCTGCACGGCATGCCGGGCGCTGCGGAGCTGGATCCGATCGCCGTGCCCTGGCCAGACCTTGACGCCCTCCTCCAACGGGTAATCAACGGCGACACCGGCCCTGGCGACGGTTCGACCTGGGATGCGTTCGGGCGGACCCTCGCCAGTTACCGCTCCTGGAAATCCGGTGAGCGCGATCAGGCACGCAAGCTCGCCGCCGACACCCCAGATCCGCTCGGTGCCGCCCTGTCGAGCTGGTACGGCCACCTCGACCCCACCACACCCGGTGGCCGTTCATGA
- a CDS encoding NUDIX hydrolase has translation MSTEARRASEWTIHGERVVDDTRRAVLSIANVELPNSVRFEQYVLRVPPAAMVVVLDDDDRVLMMWRHRFVIGRWVWELPGGYLDPDEDPAACAAREVEEETGWRPRTMEPILGFQPMVGTIDQQNLVFLSRGADSTGAAPDVNETERLGWIPLTEVEQHIQTGEIVGAGSVAGLLAVLLAKANGRL, from the coding sequence ATGAGTACCGAGGCTCGACGGGCAAGTGAGTGGACCATCCACGGCGAACGGGTGGTCGACGACACCAGACGCGCGGTCCTCAGCATCGCCAACGTCGAGCTGCCCAATAGCGTCCGGTTCGAGCAGTACGTACTCCGGGTACCGCCCGCCGCCATGGTCGTCGTTCTCGACGACGATGACCGCGTCCTGATGATGTGGCGTCACCGGTTCGTGATCGGCCGGTGGGTCTGGGAACTCCCCGGCGGCTACCTCGACCCGGACGAGGATCCGGCTGCGTGTGCGGCCCGAGAGGTCGAGGAGGAGACCGGCTGGCGACCGCGAACGATGGAGCCGATCCTCGGGTTTCAGCCGATGGTCGGCACCATCGACCAGCAGAACCTGGTCTTCCTGTCCCGGGGTGCGGACTCCACCGGCGCAGCTCCCGACGTCAACGAGACCGAGCGGCTCGGGTGGATCCCGTTGACCGAGGTGGAGCAGCACATTCAGACGGGGGAGATCGTCGGCGCGGGGTCCGTCGCCGGCCTGCTCGCGGTCCTGCTTGCCAAGGCGAACGGGCGTCTCTGA
- a CDS encoding helix-turn-helix transcriptional regulator — protein sequence MPRQIVAVDPTFGQRLKELREQRGLSLRRLGQRVHCSHGYLWDLEAGGKRPSLSVVTLLDAALDAGGQLSALVRTVSADSGGQLAPSAEPVGVPGAGLEFASDWRHGVVAATTLWREDMQRRDLLVGTGFNATLFLTPALRWLTTRLDERPAMDGDRLVGAPDVETVRQITNVYRILDNQYGGAHVRDGLVRFLNTDVAPMLQGRYDARTGTALFSAAAEATQLAGWASYDVGMHGLAQRYLVQALRLAAAAGDQPLGAEILAAMSHQAAYLGASVEAVDLARAAGRTAAEAGVGAIQAESAVLEAQGHAVGGDEAACADALDRAERAFDRADRTSAPQWIGYFDESYLAAKFGHCFSALGRGELAVRFASRSLQMDGRRFARGRQFNLALLAVAHAQSGEFEQASSVGVQAVEAAEGLGSVRSRDYLAALAARLAPHVGLPAVREFSERARPVLQAA from the coding sequence ATGCCGCGACAGATCGTCGCCGTCGACCCAACCTTCGGGCAACGCCTGAAGGAGCTACGTGAGCAGCGAGGGCTTTCGCTTCGACGGCTCGGGCAGCGAGTCCATTGTTCACACGGGTATCTATGGGACCTGGAGGCCGGCGGCAAGCGGCCAAGCCTGTCCGTGGTGACGCTGCTCGACGCCGCGCTGGACGCTGGTGGTCAACTGTCGGCCCTTGTCCGGACGGTGTCAGCCGACAGCGGCGGACAGCTCGCACCGTCTGCGGAGCCGGTCGGTGTGCCGGGTGCGGGGCTAGAGTTCGCCTCGGACTGGCGACATGGCGTGGTGGCCGCGACGACGCTCTGGCGGGAAGACATGCAACGGCGAGATCTGCTGGTCGGCACGGGTTTCAACGCGACGCTGTTTCTCACTCCGGCGCTGCGCTGGTTGACCACCCGGCTCGACGAGCGACCGGCCATGGACGGCGATCGTCTCGTGGGCGCACCGGACGTCGAGACGGTACGACAGATCACGAATGTCTACCGGATACTGGACAACCAGTACGGCGGTGCGCACGTTCGTGACGGGCTGGTCCGTTTCCTCAACACCGACGTCGCCCCGATGCTGCAGGGCCGGTACGACGCCCGCACCGGTACTGCCCTCTTCTCCGCCGCAGCGGAGGCTACCCAGCTCGCCGGTTGGGCGTCGTACGACGTCGGCATGCATGGCCTGGCGCAGCGGTACCTGGTCCAGGCACTCCGGCTGGCCGCGGCAGCCGGCGACCAGCCGTTGGGTGCGGAGATCCTCGCGGCGATGAGCCATCAGGCGGCCTACCTGGGCGCCTCGGTGGAAGCAGTCGACCTGGCTCGTGCGGCGGGGCGCACCGCTGCCGAGGCCGGGGTGGGTGCCATCCAGGCCGAGTCCGCCGTCCTGGAGGCGCAGGGCCATGCCGTCGGGGGTGACGAGGCAGCCTGCGCGGACGCGCTTGACCGGGCCGAACGCGCTTTCGACCGCGCTGACCGCACCAGCGCGCCGCAATGGATCGGCTACTTCGACGAGTCGTATCTGGCGGCGAAGTTCGGGCACTGCTTCTCCGCGCTGGGCCGGGGTGAACTTGCCGTGCGGTTCGCGTCGCGGTCGCTTCAGATGGACGGCCGCAGATTCGCTCGGGGCCGGCAGTTCAACCTCGCCCTGTTGGCTGTCGCCCATGCCCAGTCCGGGGAGTTCGAGCAGGCCAGTTCGGTGGGAGTGCAGGCCGTCGAGGCGGCCGAGGGACTGGGATCGGTCCGGTCGCGTGACTATCTCGCGGCCCTCGCGGCTCGGCTTGCACCGCACGTCGGGCTACCTGCGGTGCGGGAGTTCTCTGAACGGGCGCGCCCGGTGCTTCAGGCTGCCTGA
- a CDS encoding NAD-dependent epimerase/dehydratase family protein has protein sequence MMAQVLVTGAAGFIGSHLVDALLARGVRIVGLDRRRLGEHALADENLSRAIASPLFTPYCLDLAADQFDEAVAGCDTVFHLAARPGVRRSWGREFLDYTQANVLGTHRLLDACTRQGVRRLVVASSSSVYGPADRPSREDDPTCPVSPYGVSKLAAEQLCLAYARRAGSPLSVVALRYFTVYGPRQRPDMAIGRVLFAAYTGFPITLFGDGSQRREFTYVTDVISATVAAAHLDTQAALVNVGGGASVSMLAVIDEAAKVTGRQVPVKVVAAQPGDVPATAADLTRAGRLLGYWPTVGLREGLARQAAWLVNLPSERLAAFTS, from the coding sequence ATGATGGCCCAGGTGCTGGTGACGGGCGCGGCCGGATTCATTGGCTCGCATCTGGTGGACGCGCTCTTGGCCAGAGGGGTCAGGATCGTCGGCCTGGACCGTCGTCGGCTCGGCGAGCACGCCCTCGCGGACGAGAACCTCTCGAGGGCGATCGCCAGTCCGCTGTTCACGCCGTACTGCCTGGACCTCGCCGCCGACCAGTTCGACGAGGCGGTGGCTGGCTGCGACACCGTCTTCCACCTCGCCGCTCGGCCTGGCGTGCGGCGATCGTGGGGTCGCGAGTTCCTCGACTACACCCAGGCGAACGTGCTCGGCACCCACCGGCTGCTCGATGCCTGCACCCGTCAGGGCGTACGCCGGCTGGTCGTCGCCTCGTCGTCGAGCGTCTACGGGCCGGCTGACCGGCCCAGCCGTGAGGACGACCCGACCTGCCCGGTCTCCCCGTATGGGGTGAGCAAGCTCGCCGCTGAGCAACTGTGTCTCGCCTATGCGCGGCGAGCCGGCAGCCCGCTCAGCGTCGTCGCCTTGCGCTACTTCACCGTGTACGGGCCACGGCAGCGACCGGACATGGCGATCGGCAGGGTCCTGTTCGCCGCCTACACCGGCTTCCCGATCACCCTGTTCGGCGACGGGAGCCAGCGTCGCGAGTTTACCTACGTCACCGATGTCATCTCCGCCACCGTCGCCGCCGCCCACCTCGACACCCAGGCTGCGCTGGTCAACGTCGGCGGCGGCGCGAGCGTCTCAATGCTCGCGGTGATCGACGAGGCGGCCAAGGTCACCGGCCGCCAGGTGCCCGTGAAGGTCGTGGCCGCCCAACCGGGCGACGTACCCGCGACCGCGGCCGACCTCACCCGCGCCGGTCGGCTGCTCGGCTACTGGCCCACCGTCGGTCTCCGCGAGGGCCTCGCCCGCCAGGCCGCCTGGCTGGTCAACCTCCCCAGCGAACGACTCGCGGCCTTCACCTCCTGA